A single genomic interval of Coturnix japonica isolate 7356 chromosome 14, Coturnix japonica 2.1, whole genome shotgun sequence harbors:
- the TFAP4 gene encoding transcription factor AP-4, which produces MGRWLAEAAPPGEGALLCSHQLFPALRHTHTHTHSRPVPAPLQSLRSRPRAQRRPAAVPLPPPAGMEYFVVPAQKMPSLQHFRKSEKEVIGGLCSLANIPLTPETQRDQERRIRREIANSNERRRMQSINAGFQSLKTLIPHTDGEKLSKAAILQQTAEYIFSLEQEKTRLLQQNTQLKRFIQEFSGSSPKRRRAEDKDEGIGSPDIWEDEKAEDLRREMIELRQQLDKERSVRMMLEEQVRSLEAHMYPEKLKVIAQQVQLQQQQEQVRLLHQEKLEREQQIRTQLLPAHGPPAPTHHPTVIVPAPPPSHHVTVVTMGPSSVINTVSTSRQNLDTIVQAIQHIEGTQEKQLQEEEQRRAVIVTPARACPEPSTSDTASDTEGNDSDSMDQSKEDPLGEGELP; this is translated from the exons ATGGGCCGGTGGCTGGCGGAGGCGGCGCCGCCGGGGGAGGGAGCGCTGCTGTGCTCGCACCAGCTGTTTCCCGCCTTGagacacacgcacacacacacacactcacgcCCCGTTCCAGCCCCGTTGCAGTCGCTCCGATCCCGGCCCCGCGCCCAGCGGCGCCCCGCTGCCGTCCCGCTGCCCCCCCCGGCCGGCATGGAGTACTTCGTGGTGCCGGCACAGAAGatgccctccctgcagcacttcAGGAAATCCGAGAAGGAGGTCATCGGCGGGTTGTGCAG CCTGGCCAacatcccattgaccccagaGACCCAGCGGGACCAGGAGCGGCGGATACGTAGAGAGATCGCCAACAGCAACGAGAGAAGGCGGATGCAGAGCATCAATGCTGGCTTCCAGTCGCTGAAAACCCTCATCCCGCACACGGACGGGGAGAAGCTCAGCAAG GCCGCCATCCTCCAGCAGACAGCTGAGTACATCTTCTCCCTGGAGCAGGAAAAGACCCGGCTACTACAGCAGAACACCCAGCTCAAGCGGTTCATCCAG GAGTTCAGCGGTTCCTCCCCAAAGCGGCGACGAGCAGAGGACAAAGATGAGGGCATCGGCTCCCCAGACATCTGGGAGGATGAGAAGGCCGAGGACCTGCGGCGAGAAATGATTGAGCTCCGGCAGCAGCTGGACAAGGAGCGCTCGGTCCGCAtgatgctggaggagcag GTTCGCTCACTGGAAGCCCACATGTACCCCGAGAAGCTGAAGGTGATTGCTCAGCaggtgcagctccagcagcagcaggagcaggtgaGGTTACTGCACCAGGAGAAGCTGGAGCGGGAGCAGCAGATCCGAACTCAG ctcctgccagcacaCGGTCCCCCAGCGCCCACCCACCACCCCACTGTGATCGTACCAGCACCACCTCCCTCCCATCATGTCACCGTGGTCACCATGGGCCCATCCTCGGTCATCAACACAGTCTCCACGTCCCGGCAAAACCTGGACACCATCGTTCAG GCCATCCAGCACATCGAGGGCAcgcaggagaagcagctgcaggaagaggagcagcGACGTGCTGTCATTGTGACGCCCGCACGTGCCTGCCCAGAGCCCTCCACCTCCGACACCGCCTCCGACACGGAGGGCAACGACAGTGACTCCATGGACCAGAGCAAAGAAGACCCTTTGGGGGAAGGGGAGCTGCCCTGA